A stretch of Saccharothrix texasensis DNA encodes these proteins:
- a CDS encoding alpha/beta hydrolase family protein has protein sequence MTDLAFVVGHGFTNHVRKPFVSRVLHRLARHGGVVALDFRGHGRSGGRSTVGGDEIHDLAAGVSLARELGYRRVATVGFSMGASIALRHAGLHDDRPDAVAAVSAPSRWWVRDTVAMRRVHWLLEQPHGRLAARALGVRLGPPWRTTPESPLEVVHRITPTPLLIVHGEQDHYFGPAHAVALHRAAGGAAELWLEPGVRHAESSMTPALVDRIATWLDEHTSQHHTDRTEGRR, from the coding sequence GTGACGGATCTCGCGTTCGTGGTCGGTCACGGCTTCACCAACCACGTCCGCAAGCCGTTCGTGTCACGCGTGTTGCACCGGTTGGCGCGGCACGGCGGGGTGGTCGCGCTGGACTTCCGGGGCCACGGCCGCTCGGGCGGGCGGTCCACCGTGGGCGGTGACGAAATCCACGACCTGGCGGCCGGTGTCTCGCTCGCCCGCGAGCTCGGGTACCGGCGGGTGGCGACCGTCGGCTTCTCCATGGGCGCGTCCATCGCGCTGCGCCACGCGGGCCTGCACGACGACCGCCCGGACGCCGTGGCGGCGGTCAGCGCGCCCTCGCGCTGGTGGGTGCGCGACACGGTGGCGATGCGCCGCGTGCACTGGCTGCTCGAACAGCCGCACGGCAGGCTCGCCGCCCGCGCGCTCGGCGTGCGCCTCGGCCCGCCGTGGCGGACCACGCCGGAGAGCCCGCTGGAGGTGGTGCACCGCATCACCCCGACCCCGCTGCTCATCGTGCACGGTGAGCAGGACCACTACTTCGGCCCGGCGCACGCGGTCGCGCTGCACCGGGCCGCGGGCGGCGCCGCCGAGCTGTGGCTCGAGCCGGGGGTCCGGCACGCCGAGTCCTCGATGACGCCCGCTCTGGTAGACCGGATCGCGACCTGGCTGGACGAACACACCTCGCAGCACCACACGGACCGGACAGAGGGCAGGCGATGA
- the mshD gene encoding mycothiol synthase, with the protein MELTWVEELSPEQADEVLRLLGAAEAADGVAPVGEAVILRLRPEARGSRHLLARADGELVGYLHLDVFGDSDGNEVAELAVHPEHRRRGHGAALVEAVADRAKPVRIWSHGGHPGAEALAAKLGYRKVRELLRLRRPLDVELPEPVLPAGVTLRSFVPGRDEAAVVYVNHRAFAWHPEQGAMSIEDVREKEEQPWFDPAGFLLAVDDDGRLLGFHWTKAHTAELGEVYVVGVDPDAQGGGLGKAITLAGLAHLRAAGLAEVMLYVESDNAAALAVYDRLGFTRWDSDVQYAR; encoded by the coding sequence GTGGAATTGACCTGGGTTGAGGAGCTGTCCCCCGAGCAGGCCGACGAAGTCCTCCGCCTGCTCGGGGCAGCCGAAGCCGCCGACGGCGTCGCCCCCGTCGGCGAAGCCGTGATCCTGCGCCTGCGCCCCGAGGCGCGGGGCAGCCGCCACCTGCTGGCCCGCGCCGATGGCGAACTGGTCGGCTACCTGCACCTGGACGTCTTCGGCGACTCCGACGGCAACGAGGTCGCCGAGCTGGCCGTGCACCCCGAGCACCGCCGACGCGGGCACGGCGCCGCGCTCGTCGAGGCCGTGGCCGACCGCGCCAAGCCCGTGCGGATCTGGTCGCACGGCGGCCACCCCGGCGCCGAGGCGCTCGCCGCGAAGCTCGGCTACCGCAAGGTCCGCGAGCTGCTGCGCCTGCGCCGCCCGCTGGACGTCGAGCTGCCCGAGCCCGTGCTGCCGGCCGGCGTGACGCTGCGCTCGTTCGTGCCGGGCCGGGACGAGGCCGCCGTGGTCTACGTCAACCACCGCGCGTTCGCGTGGCACCCCGAGCAGGGCGCGATGAGCATCGAGGACGTGCGGGAGAAGGAAGAGCAGCCGTGGTTCGACCCGGCCGGGTTCCTCCTCGCGGTCGACGACGACGGGCGGCTGCTCGGCTTCCACTGGACCAAGGCGCACACCGCCGAGCTCGGCGAGGTGTACGTGGTCGGCGTCGACCCGGACGCGCAGGGCGGCGGCCTCGGCAAGGCGATCACCCTCGCGGGCCTCGCCCACCTGCGCGCCGCCGGGCTCGCCGAGGTGATGCTGTACGTCGAGTCCGACAACGCAGCGGCACTG
- a CDS encoding response regulator transcription factor yields MSIDVLLLTTDSDPEAVLPALSLLPHEVRPLRPEVSALLEAGPHDIVLVDARTDLVAARSLCRLLDSSGVDVPVVAVVTEGGLVAVNSDWSVDEILLPTSGPAEVDARLRLVRSRRGATQPGGDGSIQLGELVIDEATYTARLRGRPLDLTYKEFELLKYLAQHAGRVFTRAQLLQEVWGYDFFGGTRTVDVHVRRLRAKLGPEHESLIGTVRNVGYKFVRPPRPGSARRVDHAIDAHEPTIDEAELIYRA; encoded by the coding sequence ATGAGTATCGATGTGCTGCTGCTGACCACCGACTCCGACCCCGAGGCCGTTCTCCCCGCGCTGTCGCTCCTCCCGCACGAGGTGCGCCCGCTGCGCCCGGAGGTCTCGGCGCTGCTGGAAGCCGGTCCGCACGACATCGTCCTGGTCGACGCCAGGACCGACCTGGTGGCCGCGCGCAGCCTGTGCCGGCTGCTCGACTCCAGCGGCGTCGACGTGCCCGTGGTGGCGGTCGTCACCGAGGGCGGCCTGGTCGCGGTCAACTCCGACTGGAGCGTGGACGAGATCCTGCTCCCCACCTCCGGCCCGGCCGAGGTGGACGCCCGGCTGCGCCTGGTGCGCTCCCGGCGCGGCGCCACCCAGCCCGGCGGCGACGGGTCGATCCAGCTCGGCGAGCTGGTCATCGACGAGGCGACCTACACCGCCCGCCTGCGCGGCCGCCCGCTCGACCTGACCTACAAGGAGTTCGAGCTCCTCAAGTACCTGGCGCAGCACGCGGGCCGCGTGTTCACCCGCGCGCAGCTGCTGCAGGAGGTCTGGGGCTACGACTTCTTCGGCGGCACGCGGACGGTGGACGTGCACGTCCGGCGCCTGCGCGCCAAGCTCGGCCCCGAGCACGAGTCCCTCATCGGCACCGTGCGCAACGTGGGCTACAAGTTCGTCCGCCCGCCGCGCCCGGGCAGCGCCCGGCGCGTGGACCACGCGATCGACGCCCACGAACCGACCATCGACGAAGCCGAGCTGATCTACCGCGCTTGA